The Acidobacteriota bacterium genome has a window encoding:
- a CDS encoding insulinase family protein — protein sequence MLKRFATIILIALFTAPNLPAQTAGLKLPPFKKAKLKNGLTVLLLEQHDLPLISFSFIVKAGSTADPAGKEGVAALTASLLRKGTKMRNADQIAADLDFIGAQFFGNAGLDFTSGRAEFVKKDLAQGLEIFSDCLLNSAFPPAEVEKLLKQNIDGLKSAKDQAQGVIGEYFNAYLYGAHPYARPTSGDEKSLAALTRDDIAKFYESYYTPSNTIMVVAGDFNTAEMESLLGSKFGAWPNKQAPTVNLPEPQPVAGKKLLLVDKPDATQTYYQIGNVGIARSNADRVYIGVINTLFGGRFTSMLNDALRVSSGLTYGASARFEQRKARGPFVISTYTRNATTEKAIDLTLEILNRLHTQGVSEKDLQSAKNYIKGQFPPTIETSDQLANLLASLEFYGLDERDINDYYKQIDAMTLADAQRVIKQYYPLDNLVFVLIGKASEIESVAKKYAPKLDTKNISQPGF from the coding sequence ATGCTAAAACGATTCGCAACCATCATTCTGATTGCGCTCTTCACCGCGCCCAACCTTCCCGCGCAAACTGCCGGACTCAAGTTGCCGCCCTTCAAAAAAGCCAAACTCAAAAACGGCCTGACCGTGTTACTGCTCGAACAGCACGACCTGCCGCTCATCAGTTTCAGCTTTATTGTCAAAGCCGGTTCGACCGCTGACCCGGCGGGCAAAGAGGGCGTGGCCGCGCTGACCGCCAGCCTGTTGCGCAAGGGCACCAAGATGCGCAACGCCGATCAAATCGCGGCGGATTTGGATTTCATCGGCGCGCAGTTTTTCGGCAACGCGGGGCTCGATTTCACCAGTGGCCGCGCCGAATTCGTCAAAAAGGATTTGGCGCAGGGCTTGGAGATTTTCAGCGACTGCTTGTTGAATTCAGCCTTTCCGCCCGCTGAAGTTGAGAAGCTGTTGAAGCAGAACATTGACGGGTTAAAGTCCGCCAAAGATCAGGCGCAGGGCGTGATCGGCGAGTATTTCAATGCCTACCTGTACGGCGCGCATCCTTACGCGCGCCCGACCAGCGGCGATGAAAAATCACTGGCGGCGTTGACCCGCGATGACATCGCGAAGTTTTACGAGAGCTATTACACGCCGTCGAATACGATCATGGTCGTCGCCGGTGATTTCAATACTGCCGAGATGGAAAGCCTGCTCGGCAGTAAATTCGGCGCGTGGCCGAATAAGCAAGCGCCCACGGTGAATCTGCCCGAGCCGCAACCGGTCGCGGGCAAAAAGCTCTTGCTGGTGGACAAGCCCGATGCGACGCAGACTTATTACCAAATCGGCAATGTAGGCATCGCGCGCTCGAATGCCGACCGCGTTTACATCGGCGTCATCAACACGCTGTTTGGCGGACGGTTTACTTCGATGTTGAACGATGCGCTGCGCGTGAGTTCGGGGCTGACGTATGGAGCGAGTGCGCGGTTTGAACAGCGCAAGGCGCGCGGGCCGTTCGTGATTTCAACCTACACGCGCAACGCGACGACCGAAAAGGCCATTGACCTGACGCTGGAAATCCTGAACCGGCTGCACACGCAAGGCGTCAGTGAAAAGGATTTGCAGTCGGCCAAGAATTACATCAAAGGCCAATTCCCGCCGACCATCGAGACCAGCGACCAACTGGCGAACCTGCTTGCTTCGCTGGAGTTTTACGGCCTGGACGAGCGCGACATTAACGATTACTACAAACAGATTGACGCGATGACGCTGGCCGATGCCCAGCGCGTCATCAAACAGTATTACCCGCTCGACAATCTCGTCTTCGTGCTGATCGGCAAAGCCAGCGAGATCGAGAGCGTGGCGAAAAAATATGCGCCGAAGCTGGACACGAAAAACATTAGCCAGCCGGGGTTTTGA
- a CDS encoding PD40 domain-containing protein encodes MKRTITAAILFLLTFAGVVSAQEATLFQKPTVNRTHIVFAYAGDLWSVPREGGDAKRLTSGVGDESDPHFSPDGTQIAFTGAYDGNTDVFIVPASGGVPKRLTYHPGPDIAVGWTNDGKQVLFSSLRESYANIFFRLYTISTEGGFPTPVPLPMAERGAYSPDGLSLAYEPLFQWQPEWKRYHGGQQDVIWLAKLADSSIEKLPHENSIDRNPMWVGDKVYFLSDRNSPSGAVTLFSFDTKTKKITQCVPPAELDIKSASAGPGVIVYERLGSIHLYDLKSGKSQPVNIRVNNDLLSLRPRFEKVGNRVATSIQTGKVLAALSPTGARAVFEARGEIISVPAEKGDPRNLTNTSGVMERDPSWSPDGKWIAYFSDESGEYELHLRDQKGTGEVKKFKPSTPQTFYFAPTWSPDSKKIAYFDKKLQLWYLDIEKGTPVKVDANPIGFNEDVMQPVWAPDSRWIAYTKQLPNLLRAVFAYSLETGKADQLTDGLSDARYPAFDKGGKYLYFTASTDIGPSISWIDLSAIAHQATRSVYAIVLRNDQPSPLAPESDEEKVADEKKDEPKKDDAKPADKPAEGEKKADAAAAKPATPPAKKEPDPVRIDLEGIGQRIVSLPIPPKPYGELLAGKAGTIYLIENPPVNVDPTGPASGTLHKFDFEKRKFDKALDNVAAFIVSANGEKVLYRQGFGPAGNWVIANAATLGTPMPPGAPGGPNVLKMAEMEVHVDPQAEWRQMFKEVWRGERDFFYAPNAHGMDLKALEKLYEPYVKAVAHRSDLNYLFNDMCNQLTVGHMFIGGGDVPNPNFVAVGLLGADYKLENGRYRFAKVYNGENWNPRLRAPLTQPGINVKAGEYLLAVNGRDVRGTDNVYSFFESKAGKQVVIKVGPNPDGTGAREVTVVPTGNELGLRNLDWIESNRRKVSELSGGKLAYVHLPDTANGGYINFTRYFFAQTDKQGAVIDERFNNGGYLADYVVETLARKKLSNVFFREGGQDLSSPSGAIYGPKVMIVNEMAGSGGDAMPWYFRKLNVGQLVGKKTWGGLVASFPMPQLMDGGVVRAPDGAIYGLNGAWEVENVGVSPDVEVEFDPALWRQGRDPQLEKAVALLLDELKRNPPQPSKRPAFPNYGKPAAAGSGN; translated from the coding sequence ATGAAACGAACTATCACCGCAGCAATTTTGTTCTTGCTCACGTTCGCCGGCGTCGTTTCGGCGCAAGAGGCGACGCTGTTCCAGAAACCCACCGTCAACCGCACACATATCGTGTTCGCCTACGCGGGCGATTTGTGGAGCGTGCCGCGCGAGGGCGGCGACGCCAAACGCCTGACCAGCGGCGTGGGCGATGAAAGCGATCCGCACTTTTCGCCGGACGGGACGCAGATCGCCTTTACGGGCGCGTATGACGGAAACACCGATGTGTTTATCGTCCCCGCCAGTGGCGGCGTGCCGAAGCGGCTGACTTATCATCCGGGGCCGGACATCGCGGTGGGCTGGACGAACGACGGCAAGCAGGTGTTGTTTAGCTCGCTGCGCGAAAGCTATGCGAATATCTTTTTCCGGCTCTATACCATCAGCACCGAAGGCGGCTTCCCGACGCCCGTGCCGCTGCCGATGGCCGAACGCGGCGCGTATTCGCCGGATGGTTTATCGCTGGCCTACGAACCGCTGTTCCAATGGCAACCCGAATGGAAGCGCTATCACGGCGGGCAGCAGGATGTGATCTGGCTCGCCAAACTGGCGGACTCTTCCATCGAAAAGCTGCCGCATGAAAATTCGATTGATCGGAATCCGATGTGGGTGGGCGACAAGGTTTATTTCCTCTCTGATCGCAACAGCCCCAGCGGCGCGGTGACGCTGTTCTCCTTCGACACCAAAACCAAAAAGATCACGCAATGCGTGCCGCCCGCCGAGTTGGACATCAAATCGGCGTCGGCGGGGCCGGGCGTGATTGTGTATGAACGGCTCGGCTCAATTCATCTTTACGACCTCAAGTCAGGCAAGTCACAACCCGTCAACATCCGCGTCAACAATGATCTGCTCTCGTTGCGCCCGCGTTTTGAAAAGGTCGGCAACCGCGTGGCGACTTCGATACAAACGGGCAAGGTACTGGCCGCCCTTTCGCCGACGGGCGCGCGGGCTGTGTTTGAAGCGCGCGGCGAAATCATCAGCGTCCCGGCGGAAAAAGGCGATCCGCGCAATCTGACCAACACTTCCGGCGTGATGGAACGCGATCCGTCGTGGTCGCCCGACGGCAAGTGGATTGCCTATTTCAGCGACGAGTCGGGCGAATACGAATTGCACCTGCGCGATCAAAAGGGCACGGGCGAGGTCAAGAAGTTCAAACCCAGCACGCCGCAGACCTTTTATTTCGCGCCGACCTGGTCGCCCGATTCCAAGAAGATCGCTTACTTCGACAAGAAATTGCAGCTTTGGTATCTAGACATCGAGAAAGGCACGCCGGTCAAAGTGGACGCCAACCCGATTGGCTTTAATGAAGACGTGATGCAGCCGGTGTGGGCGCCCGACAGCCGTTGGATTGCGTATACCAAACAACTGCCGAATCTGTTGCGCGCCGTTTTTGCCTACTCGCTCGAAACGGGCAAGGCCGACCAACTCACCGATGGCTTGAGCGACGCGCGTTATCCGGCCTTCGACAAAGGCGGCAAGTATTTGTACTTCACCGCCAGCACTGACATCGGCCCCAGCATCAGTTGGATTGATCTTTCGGCCATTGCGCATCAAGCCACGCGCAGCGTTTACGCCATCGTCTTGCGCAACGATCAGCCCTCGCCGCTCGCGCCTGAAAGTGACGAAGAGAAAGTGGCGGACGAGAAAAAGGACGAGCCGAAAAAGGATGATGCCAAACCCGCTGACAAACCAGCCGAAGGCGAAAAGAAAGCTGACGCAGCGGCGGCTAAACCTGCAACTCCGCCCGCGAAGAAAGAGCCAGACCCGGTGCGCATTGATTTGGAAGGCATCGGTCAACGCATCGTTTCGTTGCCGATTCCGCCCAAACCTTATGGCGAATTGCTCGCGGGCAAAGCGGGCACGATCTATCTGATTGAAAATCCGCCGGTCAATGTTGACCCGACCGGCCCTGCGAGCGGCACGCTGCATAAATTCGATTTCGAGAAACGCAAATTCGACAAGGCGCTCGACAACGTGGCCGCCTTCATCGTTTCGGCGAATGGCGAAAAGGTGCTTTACCGGCAGGGCTTCGGCCCGGCAGGGAATTGGGTGATCGCCAACGCCGCAACGCTTGGGACGCCCATGCCGCCAGGCGCGCCGGGCGGACCGAATGTGCTGAAGATGGCCGAGATGGAAGTGCACGTTGACCCGCAGGCCGAATGGCGGCAGATGTTCAAAGAGGTCTGGCGTGGCGAACGCGATTTCTTTTACGCGCCGAACGCGCACGGCATGGATCTGAAAGCGCTCGAAAAGCTGTACGAGCCATACGTGAAAGCCGTCGCCCATCGCAGCGACCTGAATTACCTGTTCAACGACATGTGCAACCAACTCACCGTCGGCCACATGTTTATCGGCGGCGGCGACGTGCCCAATCCGAACTTTGTCGCGGTCGGCTTGCTAGGCGCCGATTACAAACTCGAAAACGGGCGCTACCGGTTCGCCAAGGTTTATAACGGTGAAAACTGGAACCCGCGTTTGCGCGCGCCGCTCACGCAACCCGGCATCAACGTCAAAGCGGGCGAATACCTGCTGGCCGTCAATGGCCGCGATGTGCGCGGGACGGACAACGTCTACAGCTTCTTTGAGAGCAAGGCGGGCAAACAGGTCGTCATCAAAGTCGGCCCCAATCCCGACGGCACAGGCGCGCGCGAAGTCACCGTCGTGCCGACCGGCAATGAACTGGGCCTGCGCAATCTGGATTGGATCGAAAGCAATCGCCGCAAGGTGTCGGAACTGAGCGGCGGCAAGCTGGCCTACGTGCATCTGCCCGACACGGCGAATGGCGGTTACATCAACTTCACGCGCTACTTCTTCGCGCAAACCGACAAGCAGGGCGCGGTGATTGACGAACGTTTCAACAATGGCGGCTACCTGGCCGATTACGTGGTCGAGACGCTCGCGCGCAAAAAACTGAGCAATGTCTTTTTCCGTGAAGGCGGACAAGATTTGTCTTCGCCCTCGGGCGCGATTTACGGGCCGAAGGTCATGATCGTCAATGAAATGGCCGGTTCCGGCGGCGACGCGATGCCCTGGTATTTCCGCAAGCTGAACGTCGGCCAACTCGTCGGCAAGAAAACCTGGGGCGGCCTGGTCGCCTCGTTCCCGATGCCGCAACTGATGGACGGCGGCGTCGTGCGCGCGCCGGATGGGGCAATTTATGGCCTCAACGGCGCATGGGAAGTCGAAAACGTCGGCGTCAGCCCGGATGTCGAAGTCGAATTCGATCCCGCGCTGTGGCGGCAAGGACGCGACCCGCAACTCGAAAAAGCCGTGGCGCTGTTGCTGGATGAGTTGAAACGCAATCCGCCGCAACCGAGCAAGCGTCCGGCGTTCCCGAATTATGGGAAACCGGCGGCGGCTGGATCGGGGAATTGA